GACAGCCGGCCCGCCGCCCAGTCCGCCACGGGGATCCCGCCGAGGGTGTCGGCCAGGGTGAGCGACAGCGGCACCTCCGGATGGGCAACGGCAAAGCCCATGGCCGCCCACCCCCCCATCGACTGGCCGACCACGTGGGCCCGTTCCACCCCGAGCTCGCTCACGAGCGCCGCCAGGTCGGCCGCCGCCGCCTGTGGGGAGGCGGCCCCGTTGTTGTTGGTCGAGCGGCCGAAGCCGCGCTGGTCCCAGGCCACGACCCGGAAGGTCGGGCAGAAGTGGGCGACCTGGTGGTGCCAGACGGCGTGGTTGCCGCCCGCGCCGTGGCACAGGATCAGCCACGGCGCCCCGTCGGGGCCGGCGACCTCGTAGTAGATCCTCTCGCCGGCGTGCTCCAGCCAGCCGGTGGCGCGGGGCACCTTCACTTTTGCACCGACCTCACCAATCGACCGATTCGGGGCGCATCATCCGACCGCCGGGTGTGTTATCGGTCACAGAACCCAGTATGCAAGGGTTCAAAGCTCGCTCCGGCGCGCAGTGCATCCGTAACCTGCGCGGCATGGATCTGGCGATCGAGGCCCACGGCCTGGTCAAGCGCTACGGCGGTCGTGTCCTGGCGCTCGACGGCGTCGATCTGCAGGTCGAGGCCGGCACCGTGTTCGGCCTGCTCGGTCCCAACGGGGCGGGCAAGACGACGGCGGTCCGGATCCTCACGACCGTCCTGGCCCCCGACGGCGGCCGGGCGCAGGTGCTCGGTCACGACGTGGTGCGGGAGGCCGAGCAGGTGCGCTCGGTCATCGGCCTGGCCGGCCAGTTTGCCGCCGTGGACGACAACCTGACCGGCTACGAGAACCTCCGCATGGTCGGCCAGCTCAACCAGATGAGCCGCGCCTCGTCCCGGTCCCGCGCCCGGGAGCTGCTCGGGCGCTTCGGGCTCGACGAGGCCGCCGACCGGCCGGCCAAGACGCTGTCGGGAGGGCAGCGCCGGCGCCTCGACCTGGCCGCCGCCCTGGTGTCCCGCCCGCCCGTTCTGTTCCTCGACGAGCCCACCACCGGGCTCGACCCGCAGAGCCGCAAGGACCTCTGGGAGATGATCGAGGAGCTGGTGAGCGAGGGCACGACCGTTCTCCTGACCACGCAGTACCTCGAGGAGGCCGACCGCCTGGCCCAGGTCGTCGCGGTGGTCGATCACGGCCGGGTCATCGCCGAGGGAACCCCGGCCGAGCTCAAGGCCCACTCCGGGGAGACGGTCCTCAGCCTGGAGATGGACGACGCCGAGGCGGCGGCGCAGGCGGCCGCCGCCCTCGAGCGGCTCGGGGACGAGGAGCCCAAGGTCGAGGGCGCCACGGTCGAGGTCAAGGTGACCGACGGGGCGCAGTTCCTCACCCGGGCCCTCCGCTCGCTCGACCGCCGGCGCCTGGTGCCCGTACATCTGGCCCTGCGCGAGCCCAGCCTCGACGACGTGTTCCTCTCGCTGACCGGCCACCGCGCCGAGGAGGAGCTCGTCGTAGACGACAGCGAGGCCCGCGCCTCGTGACCACCCTGGCCCCGCCCCGCACCCTCGCCCCGGACGGCGCCGCCGGCCTCGGCAACGGCCGGCCCGCCACGGCTCCGCCGCCGGTCGACGCCGTGGGGCGGGCCCGCCGGGGGCTGAAGGACGGCTTGGTGATGACCGAGCGCACTCTGCTGACGTTCGTGCGCACGCCCGAGGCCCTGTTCTTCATGAGCCTGCAGCCGATCATGTTCGTGCTGCTGTTCCGGTACGTGTTCGGGGGGGCCATCAAGATCCCGAACTACCAGAACTACCTGATGCCGGGCATCTTCGTGCAGACCGCCGCCTTCGGCTCGGTCGGGACCGCGGTCGGGATAGCCGAGGACCTCCAGAAGGGACTCATCGAGCGCTTCCGGGCCCTTCCCATGCCCCGTTCCGCCGTGCTGTTCGGGCGGGCGCTGGCCGACATCTGCCGCGGGGTGCTCGTGATCGCCATCATGACCGCGGTCGGCTTCGCCGTCGGGTTCCGGCCCAACACCGGGGTGCTCGGCTACCTCGCCGCTGTGGGCATCATCCTCTTCTTCCTCCACGCCGTCTCGTGGGGGTTCTGCGTGATCGGGCTGGCGGCGCCCAACAGCGAGACGGCGCAGGTGATGGCTTTTCCGCTGCTGTTCCCGCTCACCTTTGCGTCGTCGGCCTTCGTCCTCACCAGCCAGATGCCGGGGTGGTTGCAGCCCTTCGCCAACAACCAGCCGCTGAGCAAGGTGATCGACGCCGTACGCCATCTCATGCTGGGGGGCCCGACCACCGGCGACGTCGTCGCCGCTCTGGCGTGGACGGCGGGACTCCTGGCCGTGCTGGCACCGCTTGCCGTCTACCGTTACCGCCGCATCACCTAGCCGAGATCCGGCCGGTGAGCGGAGGGGGATCCGTGGCCACACCTGCCCAGATCGTGAGCGAGTTCATCGCCGCCTGGCCGGACAAGGACGTCGCCCGTCTGGCGTCGTTCTTCAGCGAGGACGCCGTCTACCACAACATCCCGATGGAGCCGGTCAAGGGCCGCGAGGCCATCCAGGCCACCTTTGCCGGGTTCATGGGGATGGCCGACCAGATCCGCTTCGACACCCTGCAACTGGTGGCCGAGGGCCCGGTCGTCATGACCGAGCGGGTCGACCACTTCATCGGACCGGAGCGCACGATCTCCCTGCCGGTGATGGGCGTATTCGAGGTCAACGACGGTGCCATCACCGCCT
The sequence above is a segment of the Acidimicrobiales bacterium genome. Coding sequences within it:
- a CDS encoding ATP-binding cassette domain-containing protein — protein: MDLAIEAHGLVKRYGGRVLALDGVDLQVEAGTVFGLLGPNGAGKTTAVRILTTVLAPDGGRAQVLGHDVVREAEQVRSVIGLAGQFAAVDDNLTGYENLRMVGQLNQMSRASSRSRARELLGRFGLDEAADRPAKTLSGGQRRRLDLAAALVSRPPVLFLDEPTTGLDPQSRKDLWEMIEELVSEGTTVLLTTQYLEEADRLAQVVAVVDHGRVIAEGTPAELKAHSGETVLSLEMDDAEAAAQAAAALERLGDEEPKVEGATVEVKVTDGAQFLTRALRSLDRRRLVPVHLALREPSLDDVFLSLTGHRAEEELVVDDSEARAS
- a CDS encoding ABC transporter permease — translated: MTTLAPPRTLAPDGAAGLGNGRPATAPPPVDAVGRARRGLKDGLVMTERTLLTFVRTPEALFFMSLQPIMFVLLFRYVFGGAIKIPNYQNYLMPGIFVQTAAFGSVGTAVGIAEDLQKGLIERFRALPMPRSAVLFGRALADICRGVLVIAIMTAVGFAVGFRPNTGVLGYLAAVGIILFFLHAVSWGFCVIGLAAPNSETAQVMAFPLLFPLTFASSAFVLTSQMPGWLQPFANNQPLSKVIDAVRHLMLGGPTTGDVVAALAWTAGLLAVLAPLAVYRYRRIT
- a CDS encoding alpha/beta hydrolase: MKVPRATGWLEHAGERIYYEVAGPDGAPWLILCHGAGGNHAVWHHQVAHFCPTFRVVAWDQRGFGRSTNNNGAASPQAAAADLAALVSELGVERAHVVGQSMGGWAAMGFAVAHPEVPLSLTLADTLGGIPVADWAAGRLS
- a CDS encoding limonene-1,2-epoxide hydrolase family protein; the encoded protein is MATPAQIVSEFIAAWPDKDVARLASFFSEDAVYHNIPMEPVKGREAIQATFAGFMGMADQIRFDTLQLVAEGPVVMTERVDHFIGPERTISLPVMGVFEVNDGAITAWRDYFDMNQFTSQMSGGG